From one Leifsonia sp. 1010 genomic stretch:
- a CDS encoding GAP family protein, translating to MLSVIGQLLPLAVAVALSSVPILAVLVLLLGAARPRVPTLFVVGYVAGLVTITSLFAIFLHAIPANTSVGPEPFVGVLEILVGVALLVYAVIELRRHPQAAERETLPRWMVALGRMRSLPALGLGFALNIRPKSILLAIAAGLVIGPAKLPVSEDVIVIAIYVLIGGSSVGGPALFALIRPDKARPALAATERWLLRNDTTVAIIVATVIGTVIIGNGLSRF from the coding sequence ATGCTGAGCGTCATCGGGCAACTCCTGCCGCTGGCCGTCGCGGTCGCGCTCAGCTCCGTCCCGATCCTCGCCGTTCTCGTTCTGCTGCTCGGTGCCGCCCGGCCGCGGGTGCCGACCCTGTTCGTCGTCGGATATGTCGCGGGCCTCGTCACGATCACGTCGCTCTTCGCGATCTTCCTGCACGCCATCCCCGCGAACACCTCGGTCGGACCGGAGCCCTTCGTCGGCGTCCTGGAGATCCTCGTCGGCGTCGCCCTGCTCGTCTACGCGGTCATCGAGCTGCGGCGGCACCCGCAGGCGGCGGAACGCGAGACGCTCCCCCGCTGGATGGTGGCCCTCGGCCGGATGCGCTCCCTCCCGGCCCTCGGGCTGGGGTTCGCGCTGAACATCCGGCCGAAGTCCATCCTGCTCGCCATCGCCGCCGGTCTGGTGATCGGGCCGGCGAAGCTCCCGGTGTCCGAGGACGTCATCGTCATCGCGATCTATGTGCTCATCGGGGGCAGCTCGGTCGGCGGGCCGGCGTTGTTCGCCCTCATCCGTCCCGACAAGGCGCGGCCGGCGCTCGCCGCGACCGAACGCTGGTTGCTGCGCAATGACACGACGGTCGCGATCATCGTCGCGACCGTGATCGGCACGGTCATCATCGGCAACGGGCTGTCACGCTTCTGA
- a CDS encoding helix-turn-helix transcriptional regulator has protein sequence MVKPTRVTNSLRALRFAAGEMTQAELAERVGVTRQTIIAIEQGRYSPSLEMAFQLARVFGVPLDDVFQYPEN, from the coding sequence ATGGTGAAGCCCACGCGCGTGACCAACTCGCTTCGCGCGCTGCGCTTCGCGGCCGGCGAGATGACGCAGGCCGAACTCGCCGAGCGGGTCGGCGTCACGCGGCAGACGATCATCGCCATCGAGCAGGGGCGCTACTCCCCCTCGCTCGAGATGGCCTTCCAGCTGGCGCGGGTGTTCGGGGTCCCCCTCGACGACGTCTTCCAGTACCCCGAGAACTGA
- a CDS encoding alpha/beta hydrolase-fold protein codes for MFDGLLALDVVDGPVPVVVFTLAAALLVGLLLRRPSPRWLLRIALAAVAGILAAVATWLVCIRWLNLFGESLGFGNYAWMAVAFVGVAIAVVSIGRRPAWRMAVAIAAVPVFLLAAGVGINANYGLNRTLGSVLAIAVQKPLKLAPPALASTGYDSSLWKHWTPPADMPAHGLVGTAKIPSTASGFHARDAGLYLPPAARVAHPPALPLIVMMMGQPGNPDPEPIAEVLDQYAATHHGLAPVVVVADQLGSPYDDTLCLDTARFGEAETYVTTDVTAWAEGNLPVTRDHRFWTAAGYSNGGLCALSFAIDHPELYGGILDISGEEFPGAEHPDATLRDQFGGDRQAYEAAKPFVKLRQFRHPGMTAIFTACRDDPAYHHVALRAAAAARAAGIDSAFADLPTGGHGRGALMGGLTEGVRLLYPLLGLEKPAG; via the coding sequence GTGTTCGACGGACTGCTGGCGCTGGACGTCGTCGACGGGCCGGTGCCCGTGGTGGTGTTCACGCTGGCGGCCGCGCTGCTGGTCGGACTCCTGCTCCGTCGCCCGTCGCCGCGCTGGCTGCTGCGGATCGCTCTCGCGGCTGTGGCGGGGATACTGGCCGCCGTCGCGACCTGGCTGGTCTGCATCCGCTGGCTGAACCTGTTCGGCGAGTCGCTCGGCTTCGGCAACTACGCCTGGATGGCCGTCGCCTTCGTCGGCGTGGCCATCGCCGTCGTCAGCATCGGGAGGCGTCCCGCCTGGCGCATGGCCGTCGCGATCGCCGCCGTCCCGGTGTTCCTCCTGGCGGCCGGCGTCGGCATCAACGCCAACTACGGGCTCAACCGCACCCTCGGCAGCGTGCTCGCCATCGCCGTCCAGAAGCCGCTGAAACTCGCCCCGCCCGCGCTCGCCTCCACGGGGTACGACTCGTCGCTCTGGAAGCACTGGACGCCGCCCGCGGACATGCCCGCGCACGGGCTGGTCGGCACGGCGAAGATTCCGTCGACCGCGAGCGGATTCCACGCGCGGGATGCCGGGCTGTACCTGCCGCCGGCGGCGCGCGTGGCGCATCCACCCGCCCTTCCCCTGATCGTCATGATGATGGGCCAGCCCGGCAATCCCGACCCGGAGCCCATCGCCGAGGTGCTCGACCAGTACGCCGCCACCCACCACGGCCTCGCGCCGGTCGTCGTCGTGGCCGACCAGCTGGGCAGCCCCTACGACGACACGCTGTGCCTCGACACCGCGCGGTTCGGGGAGGCCGAGACCTACGTGACGACGGATGTCACGGCCTGGGCTGAGGGCAACCTTCCCGTCACCCGCGACCACCGGTTCTGGACGGCGGCCGGGTACTCCAACGGCGGACTGTGCGCGCTGTCGTTCGCGATCGACCATCCGGAGCTGTACGGCGGCATCCTCGACATCTCGGGGGAGGAGTTCCCCGGAGCCGAGCATCCCGACGCGACCCTGCGCGACCAGTTCGGCGGCGATCGTCAGGCGTACGAGGCGGCGAAGCCGTTCGTCAAGCTGCGGCAGTTCCGGCATCCGGGCATGACGGCGATCTTCACCGCCTGCCGCGACGACCCCGCGTATCACCACGTCGCGCTCCGGGCGGCCGCCGCTGCCCGAGCGGCCGGGATCGACTCCGCGTTCGCCGATCTGCCGACCGGCGGCCACGGCAGGGGTGCGCTCATGGGCGGCCTCACCGAGGGCGTCCGGCTGCTGTATCCGCTGCTCGGGCTGGAAAAGCCGGCGGGATGA
- the panD gene encoding aspartate 1-decarboxylase, which yields MLRTMFKSKIHRATVTHADLHYVGSLTVDSDLMAAADLLPGEQVAVVDVTNGARFETYLIAGEPGSGVVGVNGAAAHLADVGDTVIVISYAQLDDAEARTFVPTVVHVDAANRILAIGDDPADAMTPGVERPPLAL from the coding sequence GTGCTCCGAACGATGTTCAAGTCGAAGATCCACCGCGCGACGGTGACGCACGCCGACCTCCACTACGTCGGCTCGCTGACCGTCGACAGCGACCTGATGGCGGCGGCCGACCTGCTGCCGGGCGAACAGGTCGCCGTGGTGGATGTGACCAACGGCGCGCGCTTCGAGACCTACCTGATCGCCGGGGAGCCGGGAAGCGGCGTCGTCGGCGTGAACGGCGCGGCCGCTCACCTCGCGGATGTCGGCGACACGGTCATCGTCATCTCTTACGCGCAGCTGGACGACGCAGAGGCTCGCACGTTCGTCCCGACCGTGGTGCACGTCGACGCAGCCAACCGCATCCTCGCGATCGGCGACGACCCCGCGGACGCCATGACGCCCGGCGTCGAGCGGCCGCCGCTCGCGCTCTGA
- a CDS encoding MBL fold metallo-hydrolase, whose amino-acid sequence MQLLTDGVYRLRKATGANAYLVDTGEASVVIDTGTPGGASALIAELRDEHGLGPVTDIVLTHYDPDHAGSAAALQRETGARVWIGARDADILRSQTPPPTRFRRFLARVSRATEVPAGLHELPDAGETEIVPGVRAIAAPGHTPGHVIVEHRGVVFAGDAVTVRAGRLRQMPALLTSDKPQALETEHLIASLRPRLVCPGHGAPGRLDAP is encoded by the coding sequence ATGCAGCTACTTACCGACGGCGTCTACCGCCTGCGGAAGGCGACGGGCGCCAACGCGTATCTCGTCGACACGGGCGAGGCGTCCGTCGTCATCGACACCGGCACGCCCGGTGGCGCATCCGCCCTGATCGCCGAACTCCGAGACGAGCACGGCCTGGGCCCGGTGACCGACATCGTGCTCACCCACTACGACCCCGATCACGCCGGATCCGCTGCGGCCCTGCAGCGGGAGACCGGAGCCCGGGTGTGGATCGGCGCCCGGGATGCCGACATCCTCCGCAGCCAGACGCCTCCGCCGACCCGGTTCCGCCGTTTCCTGGCGCGGGTCTCGCGGGCCACCGAGGTTCCGGCGGGCCTGCACGAGCTGCCGGACGCGGGGGAGACGGAGATCGTTCCCGGCGTACGCGCGATCGCCGCGCCCGGTCACACGCCGGGCCACGTCATCGTCGAGCACCGCGGCGTCGTCTTCGCGGGCGATGCGGTGACGGTCCGTGCCGGCCGGCTCCGGCAGATGCCCGCCCTCCTCACGAGCGACAAGCCCCAGGCGCTCGAAACCGAGCACCTCATCGCGTCGCTCCGCCCGCGCCTCGTCTGCCCCGGCCACGGAGCCCCCGGCCGTCTCGACGCCCCCTGA
- a CDS encoding SDR family oxidoreductase, giving the protein MSLKNSHVVVIGGSSGIGMATARAALDAGARVTIASSRTASVDAALAQLPTASGRAVNVLDPADLRAFFAETGEVDHLAYTAGEPLSLMPIDELDLDRARGFFQVRYFGALNAVASAKPHLADGASITLTSGSARTRPGAGWAVASSLCGAMTSLAGALAVELAPVRVNVVEPGIVRSPLWSGMSADDQQAMYDQQAAVLPVGRVGEVEDVARAFVYAMTQEFMTGTSIPVDGGALLV; this is encoded by the coding sequence ATGTCTCTGAAGAACTCGCACGTCGTCGTCATCGGCGGAAGCTCCGGCATCGGCATGGCGACGGCCCGCGCGGCGCTCGACGCCGGCGCACGGGTGACCATCGCATCCAGCCGCACAGCGAGTGTGGATGCGGCGCTCGCCCAGCTGCCCACAGCATCCGGTCGAGCAGTGAACGTCCTCGACCCCGCCGACCTGCGTGCCTTCTTCGCCGAGACCGGGGAGGTCGACCACCTGGCCTACACGGCGGGGGAGCCGCTGAGCCTGATGCCGATCGACGAACTCGACCTCGACCGGGCACGCGGCTTCTTCCAGGTGCGCTACTTCGGCGCCCTCAACGCCGTCGCCTCCGCGAAGCCTCACCTGGCAGACGGCGCGTCCATCACCCTCACGTCCGGGTCCGCCCGCACACGGCCCGGAGCAGGATGGGCGGTCGCCTCCAGCCTGTGCGGCGCGATGACGAGCCTGGCCGGCGCACTCGCGGTCGAGCTCGCGCCCGTGCGCGTGAACGTGGTCGAGCCGGGCATCGTGCGCAGCCCGCTGTGGTCCGGGATGAGCGCGGACGACCAGCAGGCGATGTACGACCAGCAGGCCGCCGTGCTTCCCGTCGGCCGGGTCGGCGAGGTCGAGGATGTCGCCCGGGCGTTCGTGTACGCGATGACCCAGGAGTTCATGACGGGGACGTCCATCCCCGTCGATGGAGGCGCGCTGCTCGTCTAG
- a CDS encoding ATP-dependent DNA ligase yields MGTLFYGAARLAISFDDRVLAHLQIAISTKLRRHETFMLNWRDNESVGDGRSGVWIGPQTDLHFKYSGGRFPEINRDWVNALVVSASTPLGLQLLDEGSLEGPPSGTPADR; encoded by the coding sequence ATGGGAACCCTCTTCTACGGCGCCGCCCGCCTGGCCATCAGCTTCGACGACCGCGTCCTCGCCCACCTCCAGATCGCGATCTCCACGAAACTCCGGCGCCACGAGACCTTCATGCTGAACTGGCGCGACAACGAGTCGGTCGGCGACGGCCGGAGCGGCGTGTGGATCGGCCCGCAGACCGACCTGCACTTCAAGTACTCCGGCGGCCGCTTCCCCGAGATCAACCGCGACTGGGTGAACGCGCTGGTCGTCTCCGCGTCGACGCCGCTCGGCCTGCAGCTGCTCGACGAGGGGAGCCTCGAAGGGCCGCCGTCGGGCACCCCGGCGGATCGCTAG
- a CDS encoding alpha/beta hydrolase, with protein MSIRRSVTSPRRTSAHRLGGLRLLAGAVVGALLLTGCVSATKPKIVPPTTLSSHTDEQVAPELEPYYKQDVSWAPCLDPGMQCADLIAPVDWANPGGERITLAIAKRPAESGKARGSMLINPGGPGGSGIEFLRGFQGSKGVMSDYDVVGFDPRGVGKSTPIVCFTDDRDRDRMLSGTFRDPYGSAGWEKELETRQKAWVDACVKNTGPLLAHIDTASVSRDLDMMRAVLGDDKLNYLGISFGTYIGSVYAALFPAKVGRMVLDGAVEPPYGSFESSVRQAAGFDRAFAAYLTKCLKSADCPVQGPLTKAKKQAHELILSVDRTKPKASDGRLLDSSTVVDAIAYNLYAEYSWDTVTEVLRAVKKGDPEPVFEQADSSNERLPDGEYFGRLMDVFFAVGCAEPNRDDSPGFQEGIDRISKAAPVLGSIGVYDNFAASEKACAHWPYPKPTETLDFTAPGAAPILVLGTTGDPATPYSQAVALSKLLSSGVLVTHKGEGHGAYGRGVGCIDGIVDDYFVRGKVPGSQPTC; from the coding sequence ATGAGCATCCGCAGGTCAGTGACTTCCCCGCGCCGAACATCCGCCCATCGTCTCGGCGGCCTCCGCCTCCTCGCCGGGGCCGTCGTCGGGGCGCTGCTGCTGACGGGGTGCGTGTCGGCGACGAAGCCGAAGATCGTCCCCCCGACCACCCTCAGCTCGCACACGGACGAGCAGGTCGCCCCCGAACTCGAGCCGTACTACAAGCAGGATGTGTCGTGGGCCCCCTGCCTCGACCCGGGGATGCAGTGCGCCGACCTCATCGCGCCCGTCGACTGGGCCAACCCCGGCGGAGAGCGCATCACGCTGGCGATCGCAAAGCGGCCGGCGGAGAGCGGAAAGGCGCGCGGTTCGATGCTGATCAACCCGGGCGGCCCGGGCGGCTCCGGCATCGAGTTCCTGCGCGGCTTCCAGGGCTCGAAGGGCGTCATGTCCGACTACGACGTGGTCGGGTTCGACCCGCGCGGGGTCGGTAAGTCCACCCCGATCGTCTGCTTCACGGATGACCGCGATCGCGACCGGATGCTGTCCGGCACGTTCCGCGACCCGTACGGCTCGGCCGGCTGGGAGAAGGAGCTCGAGACGCGCCAGAAGGCGTGGGTCGACGCGTGCGTGAAGAACACCGGCCCGCTGCTCGCCCACATCGACACCGCCAGCGTGAGCCGCGACCTCGACATGATGCGAGCAGTGCTCGGCGACGACAAGCTGAACTATCTGGGGATCTCGTTCGGAACGTACATCGGCAGCGTCTATGCGGCACTCTTCCCCGCCAAGGTCGGACGGATGGTGCTCGACGGCGCCGTGGAGCCGCCGTACGGCTCGTTCGAGAGCAGTGTCCGGCAGGCCGCCGGCTTCGACCGGGCGTTCGCCGCGTATCTCACGAAATGTCTGAAATCTGCCGACTGTCCCGTACAAGGCCCTCTGACGAAGGCCAAGAAGCAGGCGCACGAGCTCATCCTCAGCGTCGACCGCACGAAGCCGAAGGCGTCCGACGGTCGGCTCCTCGACTCGTCCACGGTCGTGGACGCGATCGCCTACAACCTCTACGCCGAGTACTCCTGGGACACCGTCACCGAGGTGCTGCGCGCGGTGAAGAAGGGCGACCCTGAACCGGTCTTCGAGCAGGCCGACAGCTCCAACGAACGCCTGCCGGACGGCGAGTACTTCGGGCGCTTGATGGATGTGTTCTTCGCCGTGGGGTGCGCGGAACCCAACCGTGACGACAGCCCGGGCTTCCAGGAGGGCATCGACCGGATCAGCAAGGCCGCGCCGGTGCTCGGCTCCATCGGCGTGTACGACAATTTCGCGGCGAGCGAGAAGGCGTGTGCGCACTGGCCCTACCCGAAGCCGACGGAGACCCTGGACTTCACGGCGCCGGGCGCCGCGCCCATCCTCGTCCTGGGCACCACCGGCGACCCGGCGACGCCGTACTCGCAGGCCGTCGCGCTGTCGAAGCTGCTGTCGAGCGGGGTCCTGGTCACGCACAAGGGCGAGGGCCACGGCGCCTACGGACGCGGGGTCGGCTGCATCGACGGCATCGTCGACGACTACTTCGTCCGAGGGAAGGTGCCCGGGTCGCAGCCCACCTGCTGA
- a CDS encoding LysR substrate-binding domain-containing protein, with the protein MNTDLDLRRLRYFVAVADTLNFGRAAEALMIAQPVLSRQIRVLEAELGVQLFVRDTRGTQLTEHGRMLRDEAETLLAAAAAVRRRVAVAARGETVFTVGFMPGLTVTRAVRAFRETHAHVTVEVMRTTWEEQSRVLLDGRADVSYLREPFDAGGIASVRLFTEPRVAMLPSSHPLAESAEVRLVDLSSEQLLQDPAAVPEWTAAEGGSRRGRAPRRRPSRTVEEKLELVAMGAGIAVLPLSTATFYIRPDVRAVPVVDLAETAVHLGWESSRRSTLVADFVAVASAADVIRSEDVRSHV; encoded by the coding sequence ATGAACACCGACCTCGATCTGCGGCGACTGCGCTATTTCGTCGCGGTGGCGGACACGCTGAACTTCGGCCGTGCGGCGGAGGCGCTGATGATCGCGCAACCGGTGCTCTCGCGGCAGATCCGGGTGCTCGAGGCGGAGCTGGGCGTTCAACTGTTCGTGCGCGACACCCGGGGCACGCAGCTGACGGAGCACGGACGGATGCTGCGCGACGAGGCCGAGACCCTGCTCGCCGCTGCGGCCGCCGTCCGCCGTCGCGTCGCTGTCGCGGCGCGCGGCGAGACGGTGTTCACCGTCGGATTCATGCCCGGACTCACGGTCACCCGCGCGGTGCGAGCGTTCCGTGAGACACATGCGCACGTGACGGTCGAGGTCATGCGGACGACGTGGGAAGAGCAGTCGCGCGTCCTCCTGGACGGCCGCGCCGACGTCAGCTACCTGCGCGAACCCTTCGACGCCGGCGGCATCGCCTCGGTCCGTCTGTTCACCGAACCACGGGTCGCGATGCTCCCGTCGTCGCATCCGCTCGCGGAATCCGCCGAGGTGCGACTGGTCGACCTCAGCAGCGAGCAGCTTCTGCAGGACCCCGCCGCGGTGCCCGAATGGACGGCGGCCGAAGGGGGCTCGCGCCGCGGACGGGCGCCGCGGCGCAGGCCCAGCCGCACGGTCGAGGAGAAGCTCGAGCTGGTCGCGATGGGAGCGGGAATCGCCGTCCTCCCCCTCTCGACCGCCACGTTCTACATCCGCCCGGATGTGCGCGCTGTGCCGGTTGTGGACCTGGCGGAGACCGCGGTCCACCTGGGCTGGGAGTCCTCTCGGCGCTCGACGCTCGTGGCGGACTTCGTGGCGGTGGCGTCCGCCGCCGACGTCATCCGATCGGAGGATGTGCGCTCGCACGTCTGA
- a CDS encoding AraC family transcriptional regulator codes for MMRLPTDPTCVLVQMRATTHAETAVYRRMHRHSFGHVGVSQIASVAQSVEARLEEVPVRAMESTQLQLVHTGSLILEQDGTQTRFGAGELAMYDASRPFSFVYPDEFRTTIVQVPTVLLSARGVLPDSLDARSVDAASTGRRELEGLLRGSVGRGVRPADDPVSLSSRIVRAARLIVDEELGAARERNAPAAQLVREATDLLHREYADPGLTAAAVAARLHVSLRTLFAAFEDAGVSLSATLRRVRLGAAERLLLTTRLPVSEVAHAVGYADVTAFIRAWKTATGWTPARWRRLRTGWAAADERG; via the coding sequence ATGATGCGACTGCCGACCGACCCGACCTGCGTCCTCGTGCAGATGCGCGCGACGACGCACGCCGAGACCGCGGTCTATCGACGCATGCACCGCCACTCGTTCGGTCACGTCGGGGTATCGCAGATCGCATCCGTCGCACAGAGCGTCGAGGCGCGCCTGGAGGAAGTGCCCGTTCGGGCGATGGAGAGCACCCAGCTGCAGTTGGTGCACACCGGCAGCCTCATCCTCGAGCAGGACGGCACGCAGACGCGTTTCGGCGCGGGGGAGCTGGCGATGTACGACGCGAGCCGACCCTTCTCCTTCGTCTATCCGGACGAGTTCCGGACGACGATCGTTCAGGTCCCGACCGTCCTGCTCTCCGCACGCGGGGTGCTCCCGGACTCGCTCGATGCGCGGTCGGTGGACGCCGCGTCCACAGGTCGCCGCGAGCTCGAGGGGCTGCTGCGCGGTTCCGTCGGGCGCGGTGTCCGGCCGGCCGACGATCCGGTGTCGCTGTCCTCGCGGATCGTGCGCGCGGCGCGGCTTATCGTCGACGAGGAGCTGGGCGCCGCGCGCGAGCGGAACGCTCCGGCGGCCCAGTTGGTACGGGAGGCGACGGACCTGCTCCACCGCGAGTACGCCGACCCCGGACTGACCGCTGCCGCCGTCGCTGCGCGTCTCCACGTGTCGCTGCGGACCCTCTTCGCCGCGTTCGAAGACGCGGGCGTCTCTCTTTCAGCGACCCTGCGCCGGGTGCGGCTCGGGGCCGCTGAACGTCTTCTGCTCACGACCCGGCTGCCGGTCTCCGAGGTGGCGCACGCCGTCGGCTACGCGGACGTCACCGCCTTCATCCGCGCCTGGAAGACCGCCACCGGATGGACGCCCGCCCGGTGGCGACGGCTCAGGACCGGCTGGGCCGCCGCGGACGAGCGCGGCTGA
- a CDS encoding NAD(P)-dependent alcohol dehydrogenase — protein MDTNEGRTMRAVTQDAYGPPSALRVERIPVPVPGENQVLVRVRAAGVDAGTWHLTTGRPYLMRAIGFGWRGPKARVRGLGFAGVVEEVGAGSQTAWRVGEAVFGSADGALAEFVVAPADDLVAVPPGIGFEEAAAVPISAVTALQAVTASGVGAGDRVLVIGAAGGVGHIAVQLAAARGAQVTGVCSGPKAELVRSLGAHDVVDYTTTDILTLGRVYDAIIDTAGNRPLTALRGILSPAGSVVLVGGESGGPLLGGIQRTAAAGMLDRFTKQRLVGLIARERPEDLRELARLLEDGSFRPVIDTAYPLEETAAAVAHIGEGRARGKVVVVP, from the coding sequence ATGGACACGAACGAGGGCCGCACGATGCGGGCCGTCACCCAGGACGCCTACGGACCGCCGAGCGCGCTGCGCGTCGAGCGCATCCCCGTGCCGGTGCCCGGCGAGAACCAGGTGCTGGTGCGCGTGCGTGCGGCCGGGGTGGATGCGGGCACCTGGCATCTCACGACCGGCCGGCCGTACCTGATGCGCGCGATCGGATTCGGCTGGCGCGGCCCGAAGGCACGCGTGCGCGGTCTCGGGTTCGCCGGAGTGGTCGAGGAGGTCGGCGCCGGCTCGCAGACCGCCTGGCGGGTCGGGGAGGCCGTGTTCGGGTCGGCGGACGGCGCCCTGGCGGAGTTCGTCGTCGCGCCGGCGGACGACCTCGTGGCCGTGCCGCCCGGCATCGGTTTCGAGGAGGCCGCGGCCGTGCCGATCTCCGCCGTGACGGCACTGCAGGCTGTCACCGCGAGCGGTGTCGGCGCGGGCGACCGCGTGCTCGTCATCGGTGCGGCCGGCGGCGTCGGCCACATCGCGGTCCAGCTCGCAGCGGCCCGCGGAGCCCAGGTGACCGGGGTCTGCAGCGGACCGAAGGCGGAACTCGTCCGCTCCCTCGGCGCGCACGACGTCGTCGACTACACGACGACCGACATCCTGACGCTCGGCCGGGTCTACGACGCCATCATCGACACCGCCGGCAACCGCCCGCTCACCGCGCTGCGCGGCATCCTGAGCCCCGCCGGCTCGGTCGTGCTCGTCGGCGGCGAATCCGGTGGCCCGCTGCTCGGCGGCATCCAACGGACGGCGGCGGCCGGGATGCTCGACCGCTTCACGAAGCAGCGCCTCGTCGGCCTCATCGCGCGCGAGCGGCCGGAGGACCTGCGCGAGCTGGCCCGGCTGCTCGAAGACGGATCCTTCCGGCCCGTCATCGACACCGCGTATCCCCTCGAGGAGACGGCCGCCGCGGTGGCGCACATCGGCGAGGGACGCGCGCGGGGCAAAGTCGTCGTCGTGCCGTGA
- a CDS encoding ASCH domain-containing protein yields MMRVAERTSRFRARAAQLPVVAFGRPGPEREDVTRHILDGARMATTTPLADYLRDGEPLPVPGTRYQLVDSNDEPVAIIELAAVITCRVDDADLAPARPAVAGGTDDAAARWQAAHRAAWPGIDGDTEIVVAEFELAELPSRHRAVRIA; encoded by the coding sequence ATGATGCGGGTCGCCGAGCGCACCTCGCGCTTCCGGGCGCGCGCGGCGCAGCTGCCGGTGGTCGCCTTCGGTCGGCCGGGACCGGAGCGCGAGGACGTGACGCGTCACATCCTGGATGGAGCGCGGATGGCGACCACTACTCCCCTCGCCGACTACCTCCGCGACGGGGAGCCGCTTCCGGTGCCCGGCACCCGCTACCAGCTGGTCGACTCGAACGACGAGCCGGTCGCGATCATCGAGCTGGCGGCCGTGATCACCTGCCGCGTCGACGACGCCGACCTGGCGCCCGCGCGCCCCGCCGTCGCGGGCGGGACCGACGATGCGGCGGCCCGCTGGCAGGCCGCCCACCGTGCGGCGTGGCCCGGCATCGACGGCGATACGGAGATCGTGGTCGCGGAGTTCGAGCTCGCTGAGCTGCCCAGTCGTCACCGAGCCGTCCGCATCGCCTGA